The Achromobacter pestifer genome includes a region encoding these proteins:
- a CDS encoding LysR family transcriptional regulator translates to MSKLPDLEGWAIFAKVAETGSFARAAAEFSLSQATVSKTISRLEAKMKTTLFHRTSRSMTLTESGYAALERAARILEEGEAVESEVREKSTSLCGKIRLSAPMSFGVTHLAPMLPPFMQANPDVALEIEFSDKQADLVSERFDLALRISNLVDSTLLARRLCSVRILLVGAPSYFKRAGRPKHPKDLAQHAALQYMYARNGSSWRFRHEKHGEFSQSVPVLLNVNNAESLTPALQAGMGLALQPEFLAWKDLQSGALETVMDDWQVDPIALHIVTPPGRRRPARVQAFIEYLAERLTAEPWANDVQV, encoded by the coding sequence ATGAGCAAGCTGCCAGACCTGGAAGGTTGGGCGATATTCGCCAAGGTCGCCGAGACCGGATCATTCGCCCGGGCCGCGGCCGAGTTTTCCCTGTCGCAAGCCACGGTTTCCAAGACCATCAGCCGTCTGGAAGCCAAGATGAAAACGACCCTGTTTCATCGCACCTCCCGCAGCATGACGCTGACCGAATCGGGTTACGCGGCGCTGGAGCGCGCGGCCCGCATCCTCGAGGAAGGCGAGGCGGTCGAAAGCGAAGTCCGGGAGAAATCGACCAGCCTGTGCGGCAAGATCAGGCTGTCCGCTCCCATGTCTTTCGGCGTCACGCATCTGGCGCCCATGCTGCCGCCATTCATGCAGGCCAATCCTGACGTCGCCCTGGAAATCGAGTTCAGCGACAAGCAGGCCGACCTGGTCTCGGAACGCTTCGACCTGGCGCTGCGGATCTCCAACCTGGTGGACTCCACGCTGCTGGCGCGGCGCCTGTGTTCCGTGCGCATTCTGCTGGTGGGCGCGCCCAGCTATTTCAAGCGCGCGGGACGCCCCAAGCATCCGAAAGATCTGGCGCAGCACGCCGCGCTGCAATACATGTATGCGCGCAACGGCTCGAGCTGGCGCTTCCGGCATGAAAAGCATGGGGAGTTTTCGCAGTCCGTGCCGGTGCTCCTGAACGTGAACAATGCCGAGTCCCTGACGCCGGCGCTGCAGGCGGGCATGGGACTGGCGCTGCAGCCGGAGTTCCTGGCGTGGAAGGATCTGCAATCGGGCGCGCTGGAAACCGTGATGGACGACTGGCAGGTGGACCCCATCGCCCTGCATATCGTCACGCCGCCTGGCCGCCGCCGGCCGGCCCGGGTACAGGCGTTCATTGAGTATCTGGCGGAGCGCTTGACGGCCGAGCCTTGGGCCAATGATGTGCAGGTGTAG
- a CDS encoding RidA family protein, whose amino-acid sequence MIRKAYSSESTPPPAGTYSVAVQAGQLVFLSGQTPRDRDNVRHGDKPFAVQARMALDNLEAAANAAGSSLRDAVKVGVFLRDMARAQEFDAIYASYVGEPPPARTLIQSGFSAFDIEVDAILVRRPV is encoded by the coding sequence ATGATCCGAAAAGCTTACTCCAGCGAATCGACGCCGCCGCCAGCCGGCACCTACAGCGTGGCCGTGCAGGCGGGCCAACTCGTTTTTCTCTCAGGCCAGACCCCGCGCGATCGCGACAACGTCCGGCATGGAGACAAGCCCTTTGCCGTGCAGGCGAGAATGGCGCTCGACAATCTCGAGGCGGCTGCGAACGCAGCCGGGTCGAGCCTGCGCGACGCGGTCAAGGTGGGCGTATTTTTGAGGGACATGGCCCGCGCACAGGAATTCGACGCGATCTACGCAAGCTACGTCGGCGAACCGCCGCCGGCCAGGACATTGATCCAGTCCGGATTCAGCGCATTCGACATCGAGGTTGACGCAATACTCGTTCGACGTCCCGTCTAG
- a CDS encoding pyridoxal phosphate-dependent aminotransferase, producing MNAIEEKFLKLGIDNAPGQEVRESRSSEGLPQEGASLPGIAVDFSHGDVNADAFEPTPGALEAFVQGVHRGGSQAYTEYRGQAAIREKLALDLAAFSGHPVSGAEELIITPGTQSALFLAVASTVTAGDKVAIVQPDYFANRKLVEFMGAEMIPVRLEYLNNTAHAGLDLQQLESAFKAGAKVFLFSNPNNPTGAVYSPSEIGQIAALADKFGATVIVDQLYSRLLYAGQPYVHLRGASEAGDNVVTIMGPSKTESLSGYRLGVAFGNARIIQRMEKLQAIVSLRAPGYCQAVLQTWFSEPAGWLADRIEKHRQIRDDLLALFRGVEGVAVRTPQAGSYLFPRLPKLRTPLQAFVRELRSRASVTVTPGTEFSPHASDSIRLNFSQNHEAAVDAVRRIATVIEEHRLA from the coding sequence ATGAATGCGATTGAAGAAAAGTTCCTGAAGTTGGGCATTGATAACGCGCCTGGCCAGGAGGTGCGGGAAAGCCGCAGTAGCGAGGGCTTGCCGCAGGAAGGCGCAAGCCTGCCGGGCATCGCCGTCGACTTTTCGCACGGCGACGTCAATGCCGACGCGTTTGAACCCACGCCTGGGGCGCTCGAAGCCTTTGTCCAGGGCGTTCATCGCGGCGGTTCCCAGGCCTATACCGAGTATCGTGGCCAGGCGGCCATCCGGGAGAAGCTCGCGCTCGATCTGGCGGCGTTTTCGGGCCATCCCGTTTCGGGCGCTGAAGAACTCATCATCACTCCCGGTACCCAAAGCGCCTTGTTTCTCGCGGTCGCAAGCACCGTGACTGCGGGCGATAAAGTCGCGATCGTGCAGCCCGACTACTTCGCCAACCGCAAGCTGGTCGAGTTCATGGGGGCGGAGATGATCCCCGTGCGACTCGAATATCTGAACAACACGGCGCATGCCGGCCTGGATCTGCAGCAGCTTGAATCGGCATTCAAGGCGGGCGCCAAGGTCTTTCTCTTCTCGAATCCGAACAATCCCACGGGGGCGGTCTATTCCCCCAGCGAAATCGGGCAGATCGCGGCGTTGGCCGACAAGTTCGGCGCAACGGTCATTGTCGACCAGCTCTACTCCCGTCTCCTGTACGCAGGGCAGCCATACGTTCATCTGCGAGGCGCGTCGGAAGCGGGCGACAACGTCGTCACCATCATGGGGCCGTCCAAGACGGAATCGTTGAGCGGCTATCGGCTGGGGGTGGCGTTCGGCAATGCCCGCATCATCCAACGCATGGAAAAGCTCCAGGCCATCGTCTCGTTGCGCGCGCCCGGGTACTGCCAGGCCGTGCTGCAGACCTGGTTCTCCGAGCCCGCGGGATGGTTGGCTGACCGCATCGAAAAGCACCGGCAGATCCGCGACGACCTGCTGGCGCTGTTTCGTGGCGTCGAGGGCGTGGCGGTCCGCACGCCGCAAGCGGGCAGCTACCTCTTTCCGCGGCTGCCCAAGCTGCGCACGCCGTTACAGGCCTTCGTTCGGGAGTTGAGGTCGCGGGCCAGCGTCACGGTTACGCCGGGGACTGAATTCAGCCCGCATGCCAGCGACAGCATCCGCCTCAATTTCTCGCAGAACCATGAAGCGGCGGTCGATGCCGTCAGGCGCATCGCGACCGTCATCGAAGAACATCGTCTTGCCTAA
- a CDS encoding threonine ammonia-lyase, which translates to MTRNRPKTRPDAFIAHESLGKMRVPDFDDVRAALERIRPHVVLTPLIRSAALDHIAGAPVWIKAENLQVTGSFKARGAFNALLGLNETERQRGVVAYSTGNHGQAIAWAARRLGVPATIVMPADAPRNKMARALAHGARVVHYDRRRESREAIGMRLLQESGGTLIPPGDHPDVLAAQGTVALEALDALTPVARANLGTFAAPCGGGGLVAGCGLALDALLPNLRVVAVEPCGFDDTVRSLASGTREVNAPTAVTLADALQAVTPAQLPFEINRHFLDEALAVTDAEISHAIRFALTELGMVVEPGGAVALAALLAGRLQLGGKDALIVLSGGNIDMPLLARLLQENDATIEIDPDAAVEPSPVTPSLNTTRTP; encoded by the coding sequence ATGACACGAAACAGACCGAAGACCAGACCTGACGCCTTCATCGCGCACGAATCGCTGGGCAAGATGCGCGTGCCCGATTTCGACGATGTGCGGGCCGCGCTCGAACGCATCAGGCCACACGTGGTCTTGACTCCACTCATTAGATCGGCCGCCTTGGATCATATTGCTGGCGCGCCAGTCTGGATCAAGGCCGAGAACCTGCAGGTGACAGGATCGTTCAAGGCCCGCGGCGCATTCAACGCCTTGCTGGGCTTGAACGAGACCGAGCGGCAACGGGGCGTCGTCGCCTACTCCACTGGCAATCATGGCCAGGCTATCGCCTGGGCAGCGCGGCGTCTCGGCGTTCCGGCCACCATCGTCATGCCAGCCGATGCGCCTCGCAACAAGATGGCTCGAGCGCTGGCCCACGGCGCGCGCGTGGTCCATTACGACCGAAGGCGCGAAAGCCGGGAAGCCATCGGCATGCGCTTGCTGCAAGAGTCGGGTGGCACGCTCATCCCTCCCGGCGATCACCCCGACGTGCTGGCGGCGCAAGGAACGGTGGCGCTGGAAGCGCTGGATGCGTTGACGCCTGTGGCCAGAGCGAACTTGGGCACGTTTGCCGCGCCTTGCGGCGGCGGCGGCCTGGTGGCCGGTTGCGGCCTGGCGCTGGACGCCCTGCTGCCGAACCTGCGGGTGGTTGCGGTGGAGCCCTGCGGGTTTGACGATACCGTGCGTTCGCTTGCCAGCGGAACCCGGGAGGTCAACGCGCCAACAGCGGTCACACTCGCCGACGCCTTGCAGGCGGTGACGCCCGCGCAACTGCCGTTCGAGATCAATCGGCACTTCCTCGATGAAGCCCTGGCCGTGACGGACGCGGAAATTTCGCACGCGATCCGTTTTGCGTTGACGGAGCTGGGTATGGTGGTCGAGCCGGGTGGGGCCGTGGCGTTGGCCGCGCTGCTGGCGGGACGGCTCCAGCTTGGCGGCAAGGACGCGCTGATCGTGTTGTCCGGCGGCAATATCGACATGCCGTTGCTGGCCCGATTGCTTCAGGAGAACGATGCAACGATCGAGATCGATCCGGATGCAGCAGTTGAACCATCACCTGTCACCCCTTCCCTTAACACGACGAGAACGCCATGA
- a CDS encoding amino acid ABC transporter ATP-binding protein — protein sequence MEEAPMIDVSGLYKSYGATPVLNGCDLAIRRGEVAVICGPSGSGKSTLIKCFNGLESFQRGSVRVDGVEVGAAAANLSDLRSRVGMVFQHFELYPHLTVLDNLCLAPIKVLGRTREAAHHKARELLGRVGLPGKIDAYPAQLSGGQQQRIAIARALAMDPIVMLFDEPTSALDPEMIGEVLSVMLELAQDGMTMAVVTHEMGFARRAADNVIFMDAGKVVENTPTDMFFASPRSVRAQEFLSRLVSH from the coding sequence ATGGAAGAAGCGCCCATGATCGACGTATCCGGACTGTACAAGTCCTATGGCGCGACCCCGGTGCTAAATGGTTGCGACCTGGCGATCCGCCGCGGCGAGGTGGCCGTGATCTGTGGACCCTCAGGCTCGGGCAAGAGCACGTTGATCAAGTGCTTCAACGGCCTGGAGTCGTTCCAGCGCGGCAGCGTACGCGTCGACGGCGTCGAGGTGGGCGCCGCTGCCGCCAATCTGAGCGATCTACGCAGCCGCGTCGGCATGGTGTTTCAGCATTTCGAGCTCTATCCGCATCTGACCGTGCTCGACAACCTCTGTCTTGCTCCCATCAAGGTGCTGGGCCGAACGCGCGAGGCTGCGCATCACAAGGCCCGGGAGCTGCTGGGCCGTGTCGGACTACCCGGAAAGATCGATGCCTATCCGGCCCAGCTTTCCGGCGGGCAGCAGCAACGCATCGCGATTGCCCGGGCGCTGGCAATGGACCCCATCGTCATGCTCTTCGACGAGCCCACGTCAGCACTGGATCCGGAAATGATAGGCGAGGTGCTATCCGTGATGCTGGAGCTTGCGCAGGACGGCATGACGATGGCTGTCGTCACGCACGAGATGGGCTTTGCTCGGCGCGCCGCAGACAACGTCATCTTCATGGATGCCGGGAAAGTCGTGGAGAACACGCCGACGGACATGTTCTTCGCATCGCCCCGCTCAGTGCGCGCGCAGGAGTTCCTGTCGCGGCTCGTCTCCCATTGA
- a CDS encoding amino acid ABC transporter permease has protein sequence MNAMLDVSVIVKAWPFLLEGLGLSLLLTLVAMAGGLALGLLLALARLSGHALLAGAAAVYVNGFRAVPLILVIFWFYFMVPLIVGKPVGALPSALIAFTLFEAAYYSEIIRAGLQSVRPGQWQAAAASGLSRAQALRFVVLPQALRNMMPVLITQAIVLFQDTSLVYVISLRDFMTSTSIVANRDNRLIEMYLFAALVYFVLCASLSLAAHLAAKRRSAV, from the coding sequence ATGAACGCAATGTTGGACGTCTCGGTCATCGTGAAGGCGTGGCCGTTCCTGCTGGAGGGATTGGGGCTGAGCCTGCTGTTGACCCTGGTGGCGATGGCCGGGGGGCTGGCGCTCGGCCTGCTGCTGGCGCTTGCCCGCCTCTCCGGGCATGCGCTGCTCGCGGGGGCCGCGGCCGTGTATGTGAACGGATTCCGGGCCGTGCCGTTGATCCTTGTCATCTTCTGGTTCTATTTCATGGTGCCGCTGATCGTCGGCAAGCCGGTGGGGGCGCTACCCTCGGCACTGATCGCCTTCACGCTCTTCGAGGCGGCCTACTACTCCGAAATCATCCGCGCGGGGCTACAGAGCGTGCGGCCGGGGCAGTGGCAGGCCGCGGCAGCATCGGGTTTGAGCCGTGCGCAGGCATTGCGCTTCGTGGTGCTGCCGCAGGCGCTGCGCAACATGATGCCCGTGCTCATCACGCAGGCGATCGTGCTGTTCCAGGATACCTCGCTCGTTTATGTCATCTCGTTGCGCGACTTCATGACCTCCACAAGCATCGTGGCCAACCGGGATAACCGGTTGATCGAGATGTACCTGTTCGCAGCGCTCGTCTACTTCGTGCTCTGCGCATCCCTTTCACTGGCGGCGCACCTGGCCGCCAAGCGCAGGAGCGCCGTATGA
- a CDS encoding amino acid ABC transporter permease, translated as MNYAWNWNVLFEEPYAGWLLSGLQATVLISLAAWAIAVVIGLALGVLGSLPGRIRWLLTAYVAVFRNVPLLVQLFIWFFVLPELLPSEAGRWLKRDLPMPEVWTAIAALGLFTAARVAVQVRSGIAALPRGQRQAAYASGMTLVQTYRFVLLPQALRLVLPPLTSEFLTVFKNSALALTIGVFEMTAQSRQIESYTFSGFEAFTAATLVYLSIALCVTAGMRSLEKRLLIPGTQGGRA; from the coding sequence ATGAATTACGCATGGAATTGGAACGTTCTTTTCGAGGAGCCTTACGCCGGATGGCTGCTCTCCGGGCTGCAAGCGACGGTGTTGATTTCGCTCGCGGCCTGGGCCATCGCCGTCGTGATCGGCCTGGCGCTGGGCGTGTTGGGCTCGCTGCCCGGCCGCATCCGGTGGTTACTGACGGCTTATGTTGCGGTGTTCAGGAACGTGCCGCTTCTGGTGCAGTTGTTCATCTGGTTCTTTGTGCTGCCGGAACTGCTGCCGAGCGAAGCCGGTCGATGGCTCAAACGCGATCTGCCGATGCCTGAAGTCTGGACTGCGATTGCCGCCCTGGGCCTGTTCACCGCTGCGCGCGTTGCGGTTCAGGTCCGTTCCGGCATCGCTGCATTGCCGCGCGGACAACGGCAGGCGGCCTACGCCAGCGGCATGACGCTGGTGCAGACCTATCGATTTGTCCTGCTGCCCCAGGCCTTGCGGCTGGTCCTGCCGCCGTTGACTTCGGAGTTTCTTACGGTCTTCAAGAACTCGGCATTGGCATTGACCATAGGCGTTTTCGAGATGACGGCGCAGAGCCGCCAGATCGAGAGCTACACCTTCAGCGGCTTCGAAGCATTCACCGCGGCAACGTTGGTGTACCTGTCAATCGCGCTATGCGTCACGGCGGGCATGCGCAGCCTGGAGAAGAGACTGCTGATCCCCGGCACCCAAGGAGGACGGGCATGA
- a CDS encoding amino acid ABC transporter substrate-binding protein, with translation MTTTTRFMPRVLRGVLGAALLAGSATALAQSTDPILERIKAKGTITLGYRESSIPFSYLDDGRKPVGYAIDLCMKVVDSVRQRLQMPALKVDYIAVNPQNRIALVANGTVDLECGSTVNSLGRQAQVDFSAPHFISTTRLLVRKGADIKEVEDLDGKAVALPINTTPERLIKALIEAKKLQVRIVPVRDNSEGFLALSTGRADAFSTDDILLYGLRKSAPTPADFEVVGRPLSFDPYGLMLQKNSTVFLSLVNATIARGVRSGELNASYDKWFVPMGVPLSQDLAAAFKLAALPE, from the coding sequence ATGACCACCACCACCCGTTTCATGCCCCGCGTCCTGCGCGGCGTCCTAGGCGCAGCGTTGTTGGCAGGTAGCGCCACGGCGTTGGCGCAGAGCACCGATCCCATCCTGGAGCGCATCAAGGCAAAGGGAACCATCACCCTGGGTTACCGCGAATCGTCGATTCCCTTTTCCTATCTGGACGACGGCAGGAAGCCCGTGGGTTACGCAATCGACCTGTGCATGAAGGTGGTGGATTCCGTCCGGCAGCGGCTGCAGATGCCGGCACTGAAGGTCGACTACATCGCGGTGAACCCGCAAAACCGGATCGCGTTGGTCGCCAACGGTACCGTCGACCTCGAATGCGGCTCGACGGTCAACTCCCTGGGCCGCCAGGCCCAGGTTGACTTCAGCGCCCCGCACTTCATCTCGACCACCCGGCTCCTGGTGCGCAAGGGCGCGGACATCAAGGAGGTCGAGGACCTCGACGGCAAAGCCGTGGCGCTGCCCATCAACACCACGCCAGAGCGGCTGATCAAGGCCTTGATCGAAGCGAAGAAGCTGCAGGTCCGCATCGTTCCGGTAAGGGACAACTCCGAAGGTTTTCTGGCGCTCTCGACGGGCCGGGCCGACGCCTTCTCGACTGACGACATCCTGCTCTACGGATTGCGCAAGAGCGCCCCGACGCCGGCCGATTTCGAGGTGGTCGGCCGGCCTCTGTCGTTCGATCCCTACGGTCTGATGCTGCAGAAGAACAGCACCGTGTTCCTCAGCCTGGTGAACGCCACCATTGCGCGCGGCGTGCGCTCCGGGGAACTCAACGCGTCCTATGACAAGTGGTTCGTGCCTATGGGCGTACCGCTTTCGCAGGACCTCGCAGCGGCTTTCAAGTTGGCCGCACTCCCGGAATGA
- a CDS encoding HAD-IA family hydrolase yields MTLRLSDFDAVTFDVYGTLIDWEPSIAKFLTRWARENRIEADAEALIMAFDGARAAIQKERPAHLYPDVLTKCFERICAQFKVAVDPDLRRQFAAAPHTWPAFADSHAGLVRLQASAKVGAFSNIDQASLNTSCDNLDFRFDLVVTAQRVGAYKPDWPHFDTGIGELMRMGIPRERILHVGQSLRADITPANRLGVRCAWVNRPGRLLGLSGEGAAEAKPDLTVSSLAELVAALTGADQPATTLV; encoded by the coding sequence ATGACGCTCCGCCTTTCCGATTTCGACGCCGTGACCTTCGACGTGTACGGCACGTTGATTGATTGGGAGCCTTCGATCGCCAAGTTCCTGACGCGCTGGGCGCGCGAGAACCGCATCGAGGCTGACGCCGAAGCCCTGATCATGGCTTTCGATGGCGCCCGCGCGGCGATCCAGAAGGAACGCCCGGCGCACCTCTACCCCGACGTCCTGACCAAGTGCTTCGAGCGCATCTGCGCCCAGTTCAAGGTGGCCGTGGACCCGGACCTGCGCCGCCAGTTCGCGGCCGCGCCGCACACCTGGCCGGCATTCGCCGACAGCCATGCCGGCCTCGTGCGCCTGCAGGCGTCCGCCAAAGTGGGCGCTTTCAGCAACATCGACCAGGCCTCGCTCAATACCTCGTGCGACAACCTGGATTTCCGCTTCGACCTGGTGGTCACGGCGCAACGCGTGGGGGCCTACAAGCCCGATTGGCCGCATTTCGATACCGGCATAGGCGAACTCATGCGCATGGGCATCCCGCGCGAACGAATCCTGCACGTCGGGCAAAGCCTGCGGGCCGACATCACGCCGGCCAACCGGCTGGGCGTGCGTTGCGCCTGGGTCAACCGCCCGGGCAGGCTGCTGGGCTTGTCCGGGGAAGGCGCGGCCGAGGCGAAACCTGATCTCACGGTCTCCAGCCTCGCCGAACTTGTTGCCGCCCTGACCGGCGCCGACCAACCCGCCACAACGCTGGTCTGA
- a CDS encoding GntR family transcriptional regulator, producing MDYGETPPAGEALADRSIAGAVVDALRGEIIHGQLKPGERLRQDAVATRFRVSQTVVREAFKDLIRECFLVSEPRRGVSVATMSADEAEEMTTLRSLIEPQALAWAIPRLTEVQFEAAERVLKELDDEKNVDRIILLNARFHRGLYAAANRPRTLTTVETLRLGFERYLRYTWEYTTHRDRSQQEHWELLAMCKQGEVDSACRLLTQHIRATGDLLVECLAKRPVEQPSKL from the coding sequence ATGGACTACGGTGAAACGCCGCCCGCGGGCGAAGCCCTGGCGGATCGTTCGATCGCTGGCGCGGTGGTTGACGCCCTGCGCGGAGAAATCATTCACGGCCAGCTAAAGCCGGGTGAACGCCTGCGCCAGGATGCCGTGGCGACACGCTTCCGGGTCAGCCAAACGGTCGTCAGGGAGGCGTTCAAGGACCTGATCCGCGAATGCTTCCTGGTCTCGGAACCGCGTCGCGGCGTCAGCGTGGCGACGATGTCGGCTGACGAGGCGGAAGAGATGACGACCTTGCGCAGCCTGATTGAGCCGCAAGCCTTGGCTTGGGCCATCCCCCGGCTGACCGAGGTTCAATTCGAGGCCGCCGAGCGCGTGCTCAAGGAACTGGACGATGAAAAAAACGTCGATCGGATCATCTTGCTGAATGCGCGCTTTCACCGGGGGCTGTATGCCGCCGCGAATCGTCCCAGGACGCTGACGACGGTCGAAACATTGCGCCTGGGCTTCGAACGCTACCTGCGCTACACGTGGGAGTACACGACGCACCGGGATCGCTCGCAACAGGAGCACTGGGAGCTTCTGGCGATGTGCAAGCAGGGCGAGGTGGACAGCGCCTGTAGGCTCCTGACGCAGCACATCCGTGCGACGGGAGACTTGCTCGTCGAATGCCTCGCAAAGCGGCCGGTCGAGCAACCGTCCAAGCTTTGA
- the gyrB gene encoding DNA topoisomerase (ATP-hydrolyzing) subunit B yields the protein MSDQQNTTPENSGYGADSIKMLKGLEAVRKRPGMYIGDTSDGTGLHHMVFEVVDNAIDEALAGYCDDIVVTIHTDNSISVTDNGRGIPTDIHKDDEFHRSAAEIVMTELHAGGKFDQNSYKVSGGLHGVGVSCVNALSEWLRLTIRRNGEVHQMEFRQGERVAPLAVTGTTDKRGTEVRFLADPVIFNNIEYHYEILSKRLRELSFLNNGVKIRLVDQRQGKEENFAFSGGVKGFVEYINRSKTVLHANVFSVATESAAGGVPVGVEVAMQWNDSYSESVLCFTNNIPQRDGGSHLTGLRAAMTRIINKYIADNELAKKAKVETSGDDMREGLTCVLSVKVPEPKFSSQTKDKLVSSEVRPAVEEAVARTLESWLLENPNDAKALCNKIVEAARAREAARKAREMTRRKSVLEGAGLPGKLADCQEKDPALCELYIVEGDSAGGSAKQGRDRKFQAILPLRGKVLNVEKARFDRLIASEQIATLITALGTSIGPDFNVDKLRYHRLIIMTDADVDGAHIRTLLLTLLYRQMPELVQRGYVYIAQPPLYKVKVGREERYLKDDQEEAQFMLQLALKEAEIISGGNIIRGDELSDLARQYVAADGVIARLSRVFDVGALSAMAEGVEINLESAESAADSARRLADAMRDPVNGNGVEVVPQFDEATERHRLSVQRMHHGNVRVSIIDADFVNGSDYAILSKAAKSFLGKVGARSLAARGEGDKRKEQTVSDFREAMQWLRSEADRSISKQRYKGLGEMNPAQLWETTMDPKVRRLLRVQIEDAIAADEVFTTLMGDDVEPRRNFIETHALSAGNIDA from the coding sequence ATGTCAGATCAGCAGAACACCACTCCCGAGAACAGCGGCTACGGCGCTGACTCGATCAAGATGCTCAAGGGGCTGGAGGCCGTGCGCAAGCGCCCCGGCATGTACATCGGCGACACCTCCGACGGCACTGGCTTGCACCACATGGTGTTCGAAGTCGTCGACAACGCCATCGACGAAGCCCTGGCCGGCTATTGCGACGACATCGTCGTCACGATCCACACCGACAACTCGATCTCGGTCACCGACAACGGCCGCGGCATTCCCACCGACATCCACAAGGATGACGAATTCCACCGCAGCGCGGCGGAAATCGTCATGACCGAACTGCATGCCGGCGGCAAGTTCGACCAGAACTCCTACAAGGTGTCCGGCGGCCTGCACGGCGTGGGCGTGTCTTGCGTGAACGCGCTGTCCGAATGGCTGCGGCTGACTATCCGCCGCAATGGCGAAGTGCACCAGATGGAGTTCCGCCAAGGCGAGCGCGTCGCGCCCCTGGCAGTGACTGGCACGACCGACAAGCGCGGCACCGAAGTGCGCTTCCTGGCCGACCCGGTCATCTTCAACAACATCGAGTACCACTACGAGATCCTCTCGAAGCGCCTGCGCGAGCTGTCGTTCCTGAACAATGGCGTGAAGATCCGTCTGGTCGACCAGCGCCAGGGCAAGGAAGAGAACTTCGCGTTCTCCGGCGGCGTGAAGGGCTTTGTCGAGTACATCAACCGCAGCAAGACCGTGCTGCACGCGAACGTGTTTTCGGTCGCCACCGAGTCGGCGGCGGGTGGCGTGCCGGTCGGCGTTGAAGTGGCGATGCAGTGGAACGACAGCTATAGCGAAAGCGTGCTGTGCTTCACCAACAACATCCCGCAGCGCGACGGGGGCTCGCACCTGACCGGTTTGCGCGCGGCCATGACGCGCATCATCAACAAGTACATCGCCGACAACGAGCTGGCCAAGAAGGCCAAGGTTGAAACCTCCGGCGACGACATGCGCGAAGGCCTGACCTGCGTGCTGTCGGTGAAGGTGCCGGAACCCAAGTTCAGCAGCCAGACCAAGGACAAGCTGGTCTCCAGCGAAGTGCGCCCGGCCGTGGAAGAAGCCGTTGCCCGCACGCTGGAATCCTGGCTGCTTGAGAACCCGAACGACGCCAAGGCGTTGTGCAACAAGATCGTCGAAGCCGCCCGTGCCCGCGAAGCCGCGCGCAAGGCGCGCGAAATGACGCGCCGCAAGAGCGTGCTGGAAGGCGCTGGTCTGCCCGGCAAGCTGGCCGACTGCCAGGAAAAGGATCCGGCGCTGTGCGAGCTGTACATCGTCGAGGGTGACTCCGCAGGCGGTTCGGCCAAGCAAGGCCGCGACCGCAAGTTCCAGGCCATCCTGCCGTTGCGCGGCAAGGTGCTGAACGTGGAGAAGGCGCGTTTCGACCGCCTGATCGCCAGCGAACAGATCGCCACGCTGATCACCGCGCTGGGCACCAGCATCGGTCCCGATTTCAACGTCGACAAGCTGCGCTACCACCGCCTCATCATCATGACTGACGCGGACGTGGACGGCGCGCACATCCGCACCCTGCTGCTGACGCTCTTGTACCGCCAGATGCCTGAGCTGGTGCAGCGCGGCTATGTGTATATCGCCCAGCCGCCGCTGTACAAGGTCAAGGTCGGCCGCGAAGAACGGTATCTGAAGGACGACCAGGAAGAAGCGCAGTTCATGCTGCAACTGGCGCTGAAAGAGGCGGAGATCATTTCGGGCGGCAACATCATCCGCGGCGACGAGCTGAGCGACCTGGCCCGCCAGTACGTGGCGGCCGACGGCGTCATCGCGCGCCTGTCGCGCGTGTTCGACGTGGGCGCGCTGTCGGCCATGGCCGAAGGCGTGGAGATCAACCTGGAATCGGCCGAGTCCGCCGCCGACTCCGCACGCCGCCTGGCGGACGCCATGCGCGATCCGGTTAACGGCAACGGCGTCGAAGTCGTGCCGCAATTCGACGAAGCCACCGAACGCCATCGCCTGTCCGTGCAACGCATGCACCATGGCAACGTTCGGGTCAGCATCATCGACGCCGACTTCGTCAACGGCTCGGACTACGCGATCCTGTCCAAGGCCGCCAAGAGCTTCCTGGGCAAGGTCGGCGCGCGTTCGCTGGCTGCACGCGGCGAAGGTGACAAGCGCAAGGAACAAACCGTGTCCGACTTCCGCGAAGCCATGCAGTGGCTGCGCAGCGAAGCTGACCGCAGCATCTCCAAGCAGCGCTACAAGGGCCTGGGCGAAATGAACCCCGCACAGCTGTGGGAAACCACCATGGATCCGAAGGTGCGCCGCCTGCTGCGCGTGCAGATCGAGGACGCCATTGCGGCGGACGAGGTCTTCACCACGCTGATGGGCGACGACGTCGAACCGCGCCGCAACTTCATCGAGACGCATGCGCTGTCGGCGGGGAATATCGACGCCTGA